In Mytilus trossulus isolate FHL-02 chromosome 14, PNRI_Mtr1.1.1.hap1, whole genome shotgun sequence, a genomic segment contains:
- the LOC134696346 gene encoding tubulin beta-4B chain-like, producing MREIVHLQAGQCGNQIGAKFWEVISDEHGIDPTGTYHGDSDLQLERINVYFNEATGGKYVPRAVLVDLEPGTMDSVRSGPFGQIFRPDNFVFGQSGAGNNWAKGHYTEGAELVDSVLDVVRKEAESCDCLQGFQLTHSLGGGTGAGMGTLLISKIREEYPDRIMNTFSVVPSPKVSDTVVEPYNATLSVHQLVENTDETYCIDNEALYDICFRTLKLTTPTYGDLNHLVSATMSGVTTCLRFPGQLNADLRKLAVNMVPFPRLHFFIPGFAPLTSRGSQQYRALTVPELTQQMFDAKNMMAACDPRHGRYLTVACMFRGRMSMKEVDEQMLNVQNKNSSYFVEWIPNNVKTAVCDIPPRGLKMSATFIGNSTAIQELFKRISEQFTAMFRRKAFLHWYTGEGMDEMEFTEAESNMNDLVSEYQQYQDATAEEEGEFDEEEEEDQQQA from the exons TTTTGGGAAGTTATCTCAGATGAGCACGGTATCGACCCCACCGGAACCTACCATGGAGATTCAGATTTACAGTTAGAAAGAATCAACGTCTACTTCAATGAGGCTACAG GTGGAAAGTATGTGCCACGTGCTGTCTTGGTTGATTTGGAACCCGGTACTATGGATTCTGTCAGATCTGGACCATTTGGACAAATTTTTAGACCAGACAACTTCGTTTTTGGACAGAGTGGTGCaggaaacaactgggccaaggGACATTACACCGAGGGTGCTGAACTTGTAGACTCCGTTCTCGATGTTGTCAGGAAGGAAGCTGAAAGCTGTGATTGTCTTCAGGGATTCCAACTTACACATTCACTTGGCGGCGGAACCGGAGCAGGCATGGGAACACTTCTCATCTCAAAAATCAGAGAGGAATACCCAGACAGAATCATGAACACATTCTCAGTTGTTCCATCACCCAAA GTATCAGACACAGTCGTTGAACCATACAATGCCACACTCTCCGTCCATCAGCTCGTAGAAAACACAGATGAAACATACTGTATCGACAACGAGGCTCTATACGATATCTGTTTCAGAACCCTGAAACTCACCACACCAACATACGGTGACCTTAACCATCTTGTCTCTGCAACTATGTCCGGTGTCACCACATGTCTCCGATTTCCAGGTCAATTAAATGCTGATCTCCGTAAATTGGCTGTAAACATGGTTCCATTCCCACGTCTCCATTTCTTCATCCCAGGCTTTGCTCCCCTAACATCACGTGGTAGCCAGCAATACAGGGCTCTCACTGTCCCAGAACTGACACAGCAAATGTTTGATGCCAAGAACATGATGGCAGCTTGCGATCCCCGTCACGGCAGATACCTCACAGTTGCTTGTATGTTCCGTGGACGTATGTCAATGAAGGAGGTTGATGAACAAATGTTGAACGTACAGAACAAGAACAGCAGCTACTTCGTTGAATGGATCCCCAACAACGTCAAGACAGCCGTCTGTGACATTCCACCACGTGGCCTTAAGATGTCCGCAACATTTATTGGAAACAGCACAGCCATCCAAGAACTCTTCAAGAGAATCTCAGAACAATTCACCGCTATGTTCAGGCGTAAGGCTTTCTTGCATTGGTACACTGGTGAGGGTATGGACGAGATGGAATTCACAGAAGCCGAATCCAACATGAACGATTTGGTCTCAGAATACCAACAATACCAGGATGCAACAGCAGAAGAGGAAGGAGAATTTGAcgaggaagaagaagaagaccAACAACAGGCATAA